In Sphingomonas sp. LT1P40, the following are encoded in one genomic region:
- a CDS encoding tryptophan halogenase family protein encodes METTRIQSIVIVGGGTAGWMTAAALARILGPDYASITLIESDEIGTVGVGEATIPQINIFNRMLGIDEDDFVRRTKGSFKLGIEFVDWGGIGQRYFHPFGNIGVDMAGVSFHAHWQRLRGEAEFADVEDYSVMAKAARHDKFMRPTTAPGSLLSSIAYAFHFDAGLYALYLRELAEGNGVRRIEGRITGATRNGETGHIDHVTMQDGRTIPGQLFIDCSGFGGLLIGRELGVPYIDWAAFLPCNRAVAVPCELSEALPPYTRSTARAAGWQWRIPLQHRIGNGHVYCGDYISDDEAAAVLLANLDGRPLADPRFLKFTTGHRAQFWEKNCVSIGLSAGFMEPLESTSIWMIQTGIARLLSNFPDQGFESASIDRYNRLMIEESELVRDFLVLHYHATTRDDSDFWNYCRTMPIPDRLAEKIRVFQSSGRAFREHEELFNDTSWFAVMEGQRLGARGFDPVAELMPIEQTRERLRQIKAAVTASVDHMPRHWDFIRDNCAA; translated from the coding sequence ATGGAAACGACCAGGATTCAGTCGATTGTCATCGTTGGTGGGGGCACTGCCGGATGGATGACCGCCGCGGCGCTCGCCCGTATCCTGGGTCCCGACTATGCCAGCATCACCCTGATCGAATCCGACGAGATCGGCACGGTCGGGGTGGGCGAGGCGACGATCCCGCAAATCAATATCTTCAACCGGATGCTCGGGATCGACGAGGACGATTTCGTCCGCCGTACCAAGGGAAGTTTCAAGCTGGGCATCGAATTCGTCGATTGGGGCGGAATCGGCCAACGCTATTTCCATCCGTTCGGCAACATCGGCGTCGACATGGCTGGCGTGTCGTTCCACGCGCATTGGCAACGGCTGCGTGGTGAGGCCGAATTCGCCGATGTCGAGGATTATTCGGTAATGGCGAAGGCGGCGCGCCACGACAAATTCATGCGCCCGACGACTGCACCTGGCTCACTCCTCTCGTCGATCGCCTACGCCTTTCACTTCGATGCCGGGCTTTACGCGCTCTATTTGCGCGAACTGGCTGAGGGAAACGGGGTGCGCCGTATTGAGGGGCGGATCACCGGTGCCACACGCAATGGCGAGACAGGCCATATCGATCATGTGACGATGCAGGACGGGCGCACGATCCCCGGGCAATTGTTCATCGATTGCTCGGGATTCGGCGGCTTGCTCATCGGTCGCGAGCTCGGCGTGCCCTATATCGACTGGGCGGCGTTTCTGCCGTGCAACCGCGCTGTCGCGGTCCCGTGCGAGCTGAGCGAAGCGCTTCCGCCCTACACCCGCTCGACAGCGCGCGCGGCGGGCTGGCAATGGCGCATTCCGCTCCAGCACCGAATTGGCAATGGGCATGTCTATTGCGGCGACTATATCAGCGACGACGAGGCTGCGGCGGTGTTGCTCGCCAACCTTGATGGCCGCCCGCTTGCCGATCCACGCTTCCTGAAATTCACGACTGGCCACCGCGCACAGTTTTGGGAAAAGAACTGCGTGTCGATCGGCCTCTCGGCTGGGTTCATGGAGCCGCTTGAATCGACTAGCATCTGGATGATCCAGACGGGTATTGCGCGCTTGCTATCGAACTTCCCCGATCAGGGCTTCGAATCCGCGAGCATCGATCGGTATAACCGGCTGATGATCGAGGAGAGCGAGTTGGTGCGCGATTTCCTCGTTCTCCATTATCATGCGACGACGCGCGACGATTCCGACTTCTGGAATTATTGCCGGACCATGCCGATCCCCGATCGGCTTGCCGAGAAAATCCGCGTTTTCCAAAGCAGCGGCCGTGCGTTTCGTGAGCATGAGGAATTGTTCAACGACACCAGCTGGTTCGCGGTAATGGAGGGTCAGCGCCTCGGCGCCCGTGGTTTCGACCCGGTGGCCGAGCTGATGCCGATCGAACAGACCCGCGAACGGCTGCGCCAGATCAAGGCGGCGGTGACCGCATCGGTCGATCATATGCCGCGCCACTGGGACTTCATTCGCGACAATTGCGCCGCATGA
- a CDS encoding DUF6445 family protein, translating into MTTAPGCRPAETATIDVMAIGAERSPLIRIDGATSDPRALVDFACKAVSFAPVADNLYPGLRAPMPLDYVRSMVARLDPLIRRVYELDQVRLARAECFFSVVTKPASDLVPLQTVPHIDTSDPLHFATVHYLCSTRFGGTAFFRQLSTGYEMISPDREANWDRARDGALLTHRSAAYPSADTADHVRVAAIPAAFDRLIVYRSNALHAGIIDPTVDHPADPRAGRLTATMFIAYRRNTTRPT; encoded by the coding sequence ATGACCACAGCGCCCGGTTGTCGCCCCGCCGAAACAGCGACCATCGATGTCATGGCGATCGGGGCCGAACGATCGCCGCTGATCCGGATCGACGGTGCCACCAGCGATCCGCGCGCTCTGGTCGATTTTGCCTGTAAAGCGGTTTCCTTCGCGCCGGTCGCGGACAATCTTTACCCTGGCCTGCGTGCGCCCATGCCGCTCGATTATGTGCGATCGATGGTCGCTCGGCTCGATCCGCTCATTCGCCGGGTTTATGAACTGGACCAGGTCCGGCTGGCGCGCGCGGAATGCTTCTTCTCGGTCGTCACGAAGCCCGCGTCCGATCTTGTCCCGCTTCAGACCGTGCCGCACATCGACACCAGCGACCCGCTTCATTTTGCGACGGTCCATTACCTCTGCTCAACGCGTTTCGGCGGCACTGCCTTTTTTCGCCAATTGTCGACGGGATATGAGATGATCTCGCCGGATCGCGAAGCGAATTGGGACCGCGCACGCGATGGAGCGTTGCTGACGCATAGAAGCGCCGCTTACCCGTCCGCCGATACCGCCGATCATGTTCGGGTCGCCGCAATCCCGGCGGCGTTCGACCGGCTGATTGTTTATCGCAGCAACGCGCTGCATGCCGGAATTATCGATCCGACGGTCGATCATCCAGCCGATCCGCGTGCCGGTCGCCTGACCGCCACGATGTTCATCGCCTATCGGCGGAATACGACACGACCGACGTAA
- a CDS encoding TonB-dependent receptor, with protein sequence MHFRHILKNTVAPGVIAAAMIAAPVASAQDAAPAAESETGEEEVIISGIRGSLQRAAEIKRDASQVMDVITAEDVGKLPDANVAEALQRVTGVQITRVFGEGQSVSVRGLQQVRVEVDGRTLLGWSARLSPPENDQLGRSSGLDSVPSSLFGRLEVRKSPLASQAEGGLGGTVNLVTPKPLSFKEPTISVRAQGVYSEVSDKFEPAITGFATTKFADGRIGIMLAGEYQKRTSTSQTFERNNFLNRTYTGTGAGVNQTPVLLQYEQFTVDRSRLGLNGAVQFEVTPELTVTADALFSRLTTGRHQDFFAFRLPTGTNPVTNRVLDGTTVVAGNANGTVTTAGQIRNEPTESYLYGLNGKYEKDGLKIEADGYYSKGTIDQTIQIITLQATALVPGAFDFRNVTVPSLSLGAFNPTLYSSFNPATNGVRSNRLIGLLEEYTGKLDISYEFDSGVTLSMGARYTDLHARSNAYRSQVTPTRAEIEPYLKLINTSDFLTGIPGAFPRSFLSTAPTYDYVFTRAQAAEPNPNQNDMSTLLPNRQRDYDFSEKTFAAYLMVSGEGELAGIPYRANAGVRIANTRLSVDSYVNVGTVSTLVTDKNRYTNVLPSANIAFNVSDNFLIRVSGSQTMQRASIADLAPSTFFNATNLSVTGGNVNLEPPVSTQADISFEYYTGKSSLISGALFYKDVQDFIASFVTTGIDTNLDPQGRELTFSRPENLASAKIKGFEVGIQQFFDFLPSPLDGFGIIANYTYSDSEDNAGFPLVAVSKNSYNLVGLYEKGIFSARVAYNYRDEAVFEFSEGRPSLIGPRSQLDAQLGIDITKGIAVSFQAQNLLPKDSATTEYSAAGAIALNSYSLSERRYSIGVRAKF encoded by the coding sequence ATGCATTTCCGGCACATTTTGAAGAACACCGTTGCACCCGGCGTCATCGCGGCCGCCATGATCGCGGCCCCGGTCGCCAGCGCGCAGGACGCCGCGCCCGCCGCCGAGTCGGAGACTGGCGAAGAGGAAGTCATCATCAGCGGCATCCGTGGTTCGCTCCAGCGCGCGGCCGAGATCAAGCGCGACGCGTCTCAGGTGATGGATGTCATCACCGCCGAGGATGTCGGCAAGCTCCCCGACGCCAATGTCGCCGAAGCATTGCAGCGCGTCACCGGCGTGCAGATCACGCGCGTGTTCGGCGAGGGTCAGTCGGTCTCGGTGCGCGGCCTTCAGCAAGTCCGCGTCGAAGTCGACGGTCGCACGCTGCTCGGCTGGTCCGCGCGCCTGTCGCCGCCGGAGAACGACCAGCTCGGCCGCTCGTCCGGTCTCGACTCGGTCCCGTCCAGCCTGTTCGGCCGCCTGGAAGTCCGCAAATCCCCGCTCGCCAGCCAGGCCGAGGGCGGGCTTGGCGGCACCGTTAACCTCGTCACGCCCAAGCCGCTGAGCTTCAAGGAGCCGACGATCTCGGTCCGCGCGCAGGGCGTCTACTCCGAAGTGTCCGACAAGTTCGAGCCCGCGATCACTGGCTTCGCCACCACCAAATTCGCCGATGGCCGCATCGGCATCATGCTGGCCGGCGAATATCAGAAGCGCACCTCGACCAGCCAGACGTTCGAGCGCAACAATTTCCTCAACCGCACCTATACCGGCACTGGCGCGGGCGTGAACCAGACGCCGGTGCTGCTCCAGTACGAACAGTTCACCGTCGATCGCTCGCGCCTCGGCCTGAACGGCGCAGTGCAGTTCGAGGTGACGCCTGAGTTGACCGTCACCGCCGATGCGCTGTTCTCGCGGCTGACCACCGGGCGGCATCAGGACTTTTTCGCCTTCCGCCTGCCCACCGGCACCAATCCGGTCACTAACCGCGTGCTCGATGGCACCACCGTCGTCGCGGGCAACGCCAATGGCACGGTCACCACCGCCGGCCAGATCCGCAACGAGCCGACCGAAAGCTACCTCTACGGCCTGAATGGCAAATATGAAAAGGACGGTCTGAAGATCGAAGCCGACGGCTATTACAGCAAGGGCACGATCGACCAGACCATCCAGATCATCACGCTACAGGCGACCGCTCTGGTCCCCGGTGCATTCGATTTCCGCAATGTCACCGTGCCCTCGCTCAGCCTGGGGGCGTTCAACCCCACCCTCTATTCGTCGTTCAATCCCGCGACCAACGGCGTGCGCAGCAACCGCCTGATCGGGCTGCTGGAGGAATATACCGGCAAGCTGGATATCAGCTATGAGTTCGACAGCGGCGTGACGCTGTCGATGGGCGCGCGTTACACCGACCTGCACGCCCGCTCGAACGCCTATCGCAGCCAGGTGACGCCGACCCGCGCCGAAATCGAACCCTATTTGAAGCTTATCAACACGAGCGATTTCCTCACCGGTATTCCGGGCGCATTCCCGCGCAGCTTCCTCAGCACCGCGCCCACCTATGATTATGTCTTCACGCGCGCGCAGGCAGCGGAGCCCAATCCCAATCAGAACGACATGTCGACGCTGCTGCCCAATCGCCAACGCGATTATGACTTCAGCGAAAAGACGTTCGCCGCCTATCTGATGGTATCGGGCGAGGGCGAGCTTGCAGGCATTCCCTATCGCGCCAATGCCGGCGTGCGCATCGCCAATACCCGTCTGTCGGTCGATTCCTACGTCAATGTCGGTACGGTCAGCACGTTGGTCACCGACAAGAATCGCTACACCAACGTCCTGCCCAGCGCGAACATCGCGTTCAACGTCAGCGACAATTTCCTGATCCGCGTATCGGGGTCGCAAACGATGCAGCGCGCGTCGATCGCCGACCTTGCGCCATCGACCTTCTTCAACGCGACCAACCTGTCGGTGACCGGCGGCAACGTGAATCTCGAACCGCCCGTATCGACGCAGGCGGACATCAGCTTTGAATATTACACGGGCAAAAGCTCGCTGATTTCCGGCGCGCTGTTCTACAAGGACGTGCAGGACTTCATCGCCAGCTTCGTCACCACCGGCATCGACACCAACCTCGATCCGCAGGGCCGCGAACTCACCTTCTCGCGTCCCGAAAATCTCGCCAGCGCGAAGATCAAGGGGTTTGAAGTAGGCATCCAGCAATTCTTCGATTTCCTGCCCTCCCCGCTCGACGGGTTCGGCATCATCGCCAACTACACCTACTCGGACTCGGAGGATAACGCCGGCTTCCCGCTCGTTGCGGTGTCGAAGAACAGCTACAATCTGGTCGGCTTGTACGAGAAGGGCATCTTCTCGGCGCGCGTCGCCTATAATTACCGTGATGAAGCCGTGTTCGAGTTTTCGGAAGGCCGCCCGAGCTTGATCGGCCCACGCTCGCAACTCGACGCCCAGCTTGGCATTGACATCACGAAGGGGATCGCAGTCTCTTTCCAGGCGCAAAATCTGTTGCCGAAGGATTCTGCGACAACGGAATATAGCGCAGCCGGTGCCATCGCGCTCAACAGCTATTCGCTGTCCGAGCGCCGTTACTCAATCGGCGTCCGCGCGAAGTTCTGA
- a CDS encoding TonB-dependent receptor, which translates to MPVATIFSREAKLTNQRAPWLRLSASTLAIVTAAIIATPAFAQDTATDPAAETTSAEDIVVTGFRAALQSAQKRKEDADTVIDSVTAEDIGALPDRSVTEALQRIPGITINRFSAGVDPDHFSVEGSGVTIRGLSYVGSRFNGREAFSAGNGSGLSFADVPSELLAGVDVYKTPSADLIEGGIGGIVNLRTRLPFDQTGLLIAGSAEMNYGDFVSRSAPTLSALVSNRWSTGIGEIGLLGSVSYSQLYSQADRIGISSFRPRTTYSDGTRTDVVPFAGATAGPSQLFPRGAVMGRQNFNRERYGYSAALQWKSNDGSLAATFQFLRSDARQAWSENTIEIATDNVSNNGDSRAVAGTSLDFDDSGVFENGVITGPTGWRADQQIENGGDVRTPILGLQSNNIRRDHYETIKTTDYSANLRWTPSDNFAVSFDYQHVDSKSDVEDNTLWATTYQDAAIKLNGHDLPNVQFLRPQTCDPLPCPGAPGSNGNSPTYFTGTHQSFTDPFNSFYRAAMDHIEQSEGREDAFRLDAELSFPDSGFLKSVQVGGRYADTEQTARFSIYNWGVLSEQWGNGGPVWFDDNVDGVTGGNGGAPLANYEAITYPNFFRGAANNPIGGQGRLFFAGDTVADRDAYIAYANSIAREWQGTTTCGVDGRTINAGWNSLANRCGNVAGTPFQPGEINPQQNKNFAIYGMVKFDTEFGGGLRFSGNVGLRYTHTKRTSQGFQQFANNPTSITTEQACADAAAQVPPQPATGFCTFTPAVRQQARNYLNGALLSIDAETNYDYFLPSVNLKLEAGGGLQFRAGYFKGVFAPPFGFSRNYFNVTGLSANQNVDSGGAAIPGSFTIQSTVTAGNPNLLPTTSDNFDLTAEYYFSKVGQITLSLFHKRLYDVVTNSTTSISLTNNGATFPVVLTTAVNSPETGKVSGAEVSYQQIFDFLPGPLAGLGLQATYTYVESSGVPQTTLSATDPDVAAGRQSAITGDAFPLQGLSRHTINFTPFIDLGKLSLRASYNWRSRYLLTIRDVITPFDPIFQRAYGQLDASATVTVTDQFKLGIQAVNLLNSQTRTEAAVLNGAGEIQYVPRQWYMSDRRFTILGRFTF; encoded by the coding sequence ATGCCTGTTGCAACGATATTTTCTCGTGAAGCAAAGCTCACGAATCAGCGTGCGCCATGGCTTCGGCTGAGTGCTTCGACGCTGGCGATTGTTACCGCCGCGATAATCGCTACCCCGGCATTTGCCCAGGACACCGCAACTGATCCCGCCGCCGAGACAACGAGCGCCGAGGACATCGTCGTCACCGGCTTCCGCGCCGCGCTGCAAAGCGCGCAGAAGCGCAAGGAAGATGCCGACACCGTCATCGACTCGGTCACCGCCGAAGACATCGGGGCGCTTCCCGACCGGTCGGTCACCGAAGCGCTCCAGCGCATCCCCGGCATCACGATCAACCGCTTTTCAGCGGGCGTCGATCCCGACCATTTCTCGGTCGAAGGATCGGGTGTCACTATCCGTGGCCTCAGCTATGTCGGGTCGCGTTTCAACGGCCGCGAAGCGTTCAGCGCCGGCAATGGCTCAGGCCTGAGCTTTGCCGACGTGCCGTCCGAACTGCTTGCCGGCGTCGATGTCTACAAGACGCCGTCGGCGGATCTGATCGAGGGCGGTATCGGCGGTATCGTCAACCTGCGCACCCGTTTGCCCTTCGATCAGACCGGTCTGCTCATCGCAGGGTCTGCCGAGATGAACTATGGCGATTTCGTCTCGCGGTCGGCACCGACTCTCTCCGCACTGGTCAGCAACCGCTGGTCGACCGGCATCGGCGAGATCGGACTGCTCGGCAGTGTTTCCTACTCGCAGCTCTACTCGCAAGCCGACCGTATCGGCATCTCCAGCTTCCGCCCTCGCACCACCTATTCGGATGGGACGCGTACCGACGTCGTTCCCTTCGCCGGCGCGACCGCCGGACCGTCGCAACTGTTCCCGCGCGGCGCAGTGATGGGCCGTCAGAATTTCAACCGCGAGCGCTATGGTTATTCGGCCGCGTTGCAGTGGAAAAGCAACGATGGGTCGCTGGCGGCGACCTTCCAGTTCCTGCGGTCCGACGCGCGTCAGGCGTGGAGCGAGAATACGATCGAAATCGCGACCGACAATGTGTCGAACAACGGCGATTCGCGTGCCGTCGCCGGCACCTCGCTGGATTTCGACGACAGCGGCGTGTTCGAGAATGGCGTGATCACCGGCCCGACCGGCTGGCGCGCCGACCAGCAGATCGAAAATGGCGGCGACGTCCGCACGCCGATCCTGGGGCTGCAGTCGAACAACATCCGGCGCGATCATTATGAGACGATCAAGACCACGGACTATTCGGCTAATCTGCGCTGGACGCCGAGCGACAATTTCGCGGTTAGCTTCGATTATCAGCATGTCGATTCGAAAAGCGATGTCGAGGACAACACGCTGTGGGCGACGACCTATCAGGACGCAGCGATCAAGCTCAACGGCCATGACTTGCCGAACGTTCAGTTTCTGCGGCCACAGACCTGCGACCCGCTGCCCTGCCCCGGCGCGCCGGGATCAAACGGCAATTCGCCGACCTATTTCACCGGGACGCACCAAAGCTTCACCGACCCGTTCAACAGCTTCTATCGCGCCGCGATGGATCATATTGAACAGAGCGAAGGCCGCGAAGATGCCTTCCGCCTGGACGCAGAACTCTCCTTCCCCGACAGCGGCTTCCTGAAATCAGTTCAGGTCGGCGGGCGTTATGCCGATACCGAGCAGACGGCGCGCTTCTCGATCTACAACTGGGGTGTGCTCAGCGAGCAATGGGGCAATGGCGGACCGGTGTGGTTCGACGATAATGTCGATGGCGTGACTGGCGGCAATGGCGGTGCGCCGCTGGCCAATTACGAAGCGATCACTTATCCCAATTTCTTCCGCGGGGCGGCCAACAATCCGATCGGGGGTCAGGGACGGCTGTTCTTTGCTGGCGACACCGTCGCGGATCGTGATGCCTATATCGCTTATGCGAACTCGATCGCGCGCGAATGGCAAGGGACCACCACGTGCGGCGTCGATGGCCGCACGATCAACGCCGGCTGGAACTCGCTGGCCAACCGCTGCGGCAATGTTGCCGGAACACCGTTTCAGCCAGGCGAAATCAACCCGCAGCAGAACAAGAATTTCGCGATCTATGGCATGGTCAAATTCGATACCGAGTTCGGCGGCGGCCTGCGCTTCTCCGGCAATGTCGGACTGCGCTACACCCATACCAAACGAACCTCGCAGGGTTTCCAGCAGTTCGCAAACAACCCGACGTCGATCACCACCGAACAGGCCTGTGCCGACGCCGCAGCGCAGGTCCCGCCCCAACCGGCAACAGGCTTTTGTACCTTCACGCCCGCGGTGCGACAGCAGGCGCGTAACTATCTGAACGGCGCGCTGCTTTCGATCGATGCCGAGACGAACTATGACTATTTCCTGCCGAGTGTGAATTTGAAGCTTGAAGCAGGCGGCGGGCTGCAATTCCGGGCCGGCTATTTCAAGGGCGTGTTCGCACCGCCGTTCGGCTTCTCACGCAACTATTTCAACGTGACCGGCCTAAGCGCGAACCAGAATGTCGATAGTGGCGGCGCGGCAATTCCGGGCAGCTTTACGATCCAGTCCACGGTCACCGCGGGCAATCCGAATCTGTTGCCGACGACATCGGACAATTTCGACCTCACCGCCGAATATTATTTCAGCAAGGTCGGGCAGATCACCCTCTCGCTGTTCCACAAGCGGCTTTACGACGTCGTCACCAACTCCACGACGTCGATCAGCCTCACCAACAATGGTGCGACTTTCCCGGTCGTGCTGACGACTGCGGTCAATTCGCCCGAAACGGGCAAGGTTAGCGGTGCGGAAGTGTCGTATCAGCAGATCTTCGATTTCCTGCCGGGACCGCTGGCCGGGCTGGGTCTGCAGGCGACCTATACCTATGTCGAGTCATCGGGCGTGCCGCAGACGACCCTGTCGGCGACCGATCCCGATGTTGCGGCCGGTCGCCAGTCGGCGATTACCGGTGATGCGTTCCCGCTTCAGGGACTGTCGAGGCATACGATCAACTTTACGCCCTTCATCGATCTCGGGAAGCTTTCGCTTCGGGCCTCGTACAACTGGCGCTCACGCTATCTGTTGACGATCCGCGACGTGATCACGCCGTTCGATCCGATCTTCCAGCGCGCTTATGGTCAGCTCGACGCCTCGGCAACGGTTACCGTGACCGACCAGTTCAAGCTGGGCATTCAGGCGGTGAACTTGCTTAATTCCCAGACGCGGACGGAAGCGGCAGTGCTCAACGGTGCCGGCGAAATCCAATATGTGCCGCGCCAATGGTATATGAGCGACCGGCGCTTCACGATCCTGGGGCGCTTCACCTTCTGA
- a CDS encoding endo-1,4-beta-xylanase: MTDARCSRRQALLGLSALSLTACAGNGRTPVGAAPASGEGLHQIAARKGLRFGSAIAYGAEGSDSGSIGNPAYRAIVERECGLLVSENELKWQATRPGPDQYNFAAFDSIVRYAKAKGLDVRGHTLLWHRPKWLPEWVNNYDYGARPATEAARLITSHIETVTRRYAGSIHSYDVVNELFDDKTGAFVDTSMSKAMGSHEAVVDLAFHTARRELPDAELVYNDYMSWEPGHANHRAGVLRLLEGFRKRGVPCDALGIQSHIEIRTIDRATGIGPYDLKEWRAFCDAVTGMGYRLLLTEFDVKDNGLPADYAARDAGVANYTRAYLEVMLSYPQLRDILAWGMVDKYSWLQGFAPRADGLPQRCCPYGDDYRPHPMRATLAELLAGAPARPPRA, from the coding sequence ATGACCGACGCACGTTGCTCACGACGTCAGGCGCTGCTTGGCCTGTCGGCGCTGTCGCTGACGGCCTGCGCCGGAAATGGCCGGACCCCGGTCGGTGCCGCGCCAGCCAGCGGCGAAGGCCTCCACCAGATCGCCGCGCGCAAGGGTCTGCGCTTCGGCTCGGCCATCGCTTACGGTGCTGAAGGCTCGGACAGCGGCTCGATCGGCAACCCTGCCTATCGTGCGATCGTCGAGCGCGAATGCGGGCTGCTCGTTTCCGAAAACGAGCTGAAGTGGCAGGCGACCCGGCCCGGCCCCGACCAGTATAACTTCGCCGCGTTCGACTCGATCGTCCGTTATGCCAAGGCAAAGGGCCTTGATGTCCGTGGTCACACGCTGCTGTGGCATCGCCCGAAATGGCTGCCGGAGTGGGTCAATAATTACGACTATGGCGCGCGCCCGGCGACTGAAGCGGCGCGGCTGATAACCAGCCATATCGAGACGGTGACGCGTCGCTATGCCGGCAGCATTCACAGCTACGACGTTGTCAACGAATTGTTCGACGACAAGACCGGTGCCTTTGTCGACACATCGATGTCGAAGGCGATGGGGAGCCACGAAGCCGTGGTCGATCTCGCCTTTCACACCGCGCGACGCGAGCTTCCCGACGCCGAGCTTGTCTATAACGACTATATGAGCTGGGAGCCGGGTCATGCGAACCACCGCGCCGGCGTTCTCCGCCTGCTGGAGGGGTTTCGCAAACGCGGCGTGCCCTGTGATGCATTGGGAATCCAGTCGCATATCGAAATACGGACGATCGATCGCGCGACCGGCATCGGTCCCTATGATCTCAAGGAATGGCGTGCCTTTTGCGACGCCGTTACCGGCATGGGGTACCGGCTGCTGCTCACCGAATTCGACGTTAAGGACAATGGCTTGCCCGCCGATTACGCAGCGCGCGATGCCGGGGTCGCTAACTATACGCGCGCCTATCTGGAGGTGATGCTCTCCTACCCACAGCTTCGCGACATATTGGCGTGGGGCATGGTCGACAAATATAGCTGGCTTCAGGGCTTTGCGCCACGCGCGGACGGTTTGCCTCAGCGTTGCTGCCCCTATGGCGACGACTACCGGCCGCACCCGATGCGCGCCACGCTTGCCGAGCTGCTTGCGGGCGCGCCGGCGCGTCCGCCGCGCGCTTGA
- a CDS encoding sugar porter family MFS transporter, translating into MTDRSGSQTNLALISAIVAVATIGGLLFGYDSGAVNGTQDGLRSAFALGDAGLGFTVGSLLIGCFIGAFLAGRLADVMGRRNVMILSAVLFLVGALIQGFAHVQWLFVAARIMGGMAVGAASVLSPAYISEVAPANIRGRMTTVQQIMIITGLTAAFVVNYFLAASAGASTAPYWAGIEAWRWMYLMQAVPAAVFLVALFFIPESPRYLVSKGRLDDASRVLTSLFGATAASTKIEEIRASFSADHRPRLSDILDPVKGGVRPIVWAGLLLAVFQQLVGINIIFYYGATLWQLAGFTEDQSLQINIVSGLVSIAACFGTIALVDRIGRKPLLLIGSAGMAVTLFALVYAFANGTLDGAGQLQLSSSLGTLALIAANLYVIFFNLSWGPIMWVMLGEMFPNQIRGSALAVCGFFQWFANFLISFSFPIMAVGLGLAASYSFYAICATISFFLVKKFIVETKGKELEAMEG; encoded by the coding sequence ATGACCGACAGGTCGGGAAGCCAGACCAATTTGGCACTCATCAGTGCGATTGTCGCCGTAGCGACGATTGGTGGATTGTTGTTCGGTTATGACAGCGGCGCGGTCAACGGTACGCAGGACGGACTGCGATCGGCATTCGCGCTCGGCGATGCCGGACTCGGGTTTACGGTCGGATCGCTCCTTATTGGCTGCTTTATCGGCGCATTTCTCGCGGGCAGGCTTGCCGACGTAATGGGCCGGCGCAACGTCATGATCCTGTCGGCAGTGCTCTTCCTGGTCGGCGCGCTGATTCAGGGTTTTGCCCATGTGCAATGGCTGTTCGTCGCCGCGCGTATCATGGGCGGCATGGCGGTGGGTGCCGCCAGCGTGCTGTCGCCAGCCTATATTTCCGAGGTCGCACCCGCCAATATTCGCGGGCGGATGACCACGGTTCAGCAGATCATGATTATCACCGGGCTGACCGCCGCGTTTGTCGTCAACTATTTCCTCGCCGCGAGTGCGGGCGCCTCCACCGCGCCCTATTGGGCTGGGATCGAGGCGTGGCGCTGGATGTACCTGATGCAAGCGGTGCCTGCCGCCGTGTTCTTGGTCGCACTGTTCTTCATCCCGGAAAGTCCGCGCTATCTGGTGTCGAAGGGTCGGCTCGACGACGCCAGCCGCGTGCTGACCAGCCTGTTCGGCGCCACCGCTGCGTCCACCAAGATCGAGGAGATCAGGGCCAGTTTCAGCGCTGACCATCGCCCGCGCCTGTCCGATATCCTCGACCCGGTGAAGGGCGGCGTACGCCCGATCGTGTGGGCCGGCCTGCTGCTCGCGGTGTTCCAGCAACTCGTCGGGATAAACATCATCTTCTATTACGGCGCCACCCTATGGCAGCTTGCGGGCTTTACCGAAGACCAGTCGCTGCAGATCAATATCGTATCGGGCCTGGTGTCGATCGCGGCCTGTTTCGGCACGATCGCGCTGGTGGACCGGATCGGGCGCAAGCCGCTGTTGCTGATCGGTTCGGCGGGCATGGCCGTGACTTTGTTCGCGCTGGTGTATGCCTTCGCCAACGGTACGCTCGACGGCGCAGGTCAGCTGCAACTGTCATCTTCGCTCGGCACGCTCGCGTTGATCGCGGCCAACCTCTATGTGATCTTCTTCAATCTGAGCTGGGGCCCGATCATGTGGGTGATGCTCGGCGAGATGTTCCCGAACCAGATTCGCGGCTCCGCGCTGGCGGTCTGCGGGTTTTTCCAGTGGTTCGCCAACTTCCTCATCTCATTCAGCTTCCCGATCATGGCGGTCGGACTCGGGCTCGCGGCGAGCTACAGCTTCTATGCGATTTGCGCGACGATCAGCTTCTTCCTGGTCAAGAAGTTCATCGTCGAAACCAAGGGCAAGGAACTCGAGGCCATGGAAGGCTGA